The proteins below come from a single Acinonyx jubatus isolate Ajub_Pintada_27869175 chromosome A1, VMU_Ajub_asm_v1.0, whole genome shotgun sequence genomic window:
- the GJB6 gene encoding gap junction beta-6 protein — protein MDWGTLHTFIGGVNKHSTSIGKVWITVIFIFRVMILVVAAQEVWGDEQEDFVCNTLQPGCKNVCYDHFFPVSHIRLWALQLIFVSTPALLVAMHVAYYRHEAARKFRRGDKRNEFKDLEDIKKQKVRIEGSLWWTYTSSIFFRIIFEASFMYVFYFLYNGYHLPWVLKCGIDPCPNLVDCFISRPTEKTVFTIFMISASVICMLLNVAELCYLLLKVCFRRSKRAQTQRNHPNHALKESKQNEMNELISDSGQNAITGFPS, from the coding sequence ATGGACTGGGGTACCCTGCACACGTTCATCGGGGGTGTAAACAAACACTCCACCAGCATCGGGAAGGTGTGGATCACCGTCATCTTCATTTTTCGCGTCATGATCCTCGTGGTCGCCGCTCAAGAGGTGTGGGGTGACGAGCAGGAAGATTTTGTCTGCAACACGCTGCAGCCAGGGTGCAAAAATGTGTGCTATGACCACTTTTTCCCTGTGTCCCACATCCGGCTGTGGGCCCTGCAGCTCATCTTCGTGTCCACCCCGGCCCTGCTGGTAGCGATGCACGTGGCCTACTACAGGCACGAGGCCGCCCGCAAATTCAGGCGAGGAGACAAGCGAAATGAATTCAAAGACCTCGAAGACATTAAAAAGCAGAAGGTCCGGATAGAGGGGTCCCTGTGGTGGACGTACACCAGCAGCATCTTCTTCCGCATCATCTTCGAAGCATCCTTTATGTACGTCTTTTACTTCCTTTACAACGGGTACCACCTGCCCTGGGTGTTGAAATGTGGGATTGACCCTTGCCCCAACCTTGTCGACTGCTTTATCTCGAGACCTACTGAGAAAACCGTGTTCACCATTTTTATGATTTCCGCATCTGTGATTTGCATGCTGCTTAACGTGGCCGAGCTGTGTTACCTGCTCCTGAAAGTGTGTTTTAGGAGATCAAAAAgagcacagacacagagaaatcACCCCAATCATGCCCTAAAAGAGAGTAAGCAAAACGAAATGAACGAGCTGATTTCAGATAGTGGTCAGAATGCGATCACAGGCTTTCCAAGCTAA